The Breoghania sp. L-A4 sequence AGGTCAACGACCTCTCGATCGTCCGCGTGGGCCTCAACTACCATGTCGACTGGTTCTCCGGCGGCTACTGAACCGGCGGCGAAACAACCACACGCCTTGCCTCAAACGAAACGGGCGCCCGCTTTGCAGCGGACGCCCGTTTTCGTGATGCCTGACGGCGACCTTACGACGCGGCGATGGCCTCGGCCGCGCCGGCTTCAAGCGCCTTGGACTGCGAGATCATCGCTGACTGCACCTTCTCGAAGGCGCGGACCTCGATCTGCCGCACACGTTCGCGCGACACACCGAATTCGCCCGAGAGATCCTCGAGCGTGATCGGATCTTCCGACAGCCTGCGCGCCTCGAAGATGCGGCGTTCGCGCTCGTTGAGCACGTCCAGCGCCTGGGTCAGAAGCGAGCGGCGATGATCGAGCTCTTCCTGCTCGGCCAGCAACGTTTCCTGGCTTTCGCTGGTGTCGACGAGCCAGTCCTGCCATTCGCCGCCGCCGTCACCGTCGGTGCGGATCTGCGCGTTGAGCGAGCTGTCGCCCGACAGGCGCCGGTTCATGGAGATGACTTCTTCCTCCGACACGCCAAGGCGCGTCGCGATCTTCGTCACATGCTCATGGTTGAGTTCGCCGTCTTCCAGCGCCTGGATCTGTCCCTTGACCTTGCGCAGGTTGAAGAACAGCCGCTTCTGGTTGGCCGTGGTGCCCATCTTCACGAGGCTCCACGAGCGCAGGATGTATTCCTGGATCGAGGCCTTGATCCACCACATCGCATAGGTGGCGAGACGGAAGCCCTTGTCCGGCTCGAAGCGTTTCACCGCCTGCATCAGCCCGACATTACCTTCGGAAATGACTTCCCCGATCGGCAGGCCGTAGCCGCGATAGCCCATGGCGATCTTGGCCACGAGACGCAGGTGTGACGTCACCAGCTTGTGCGCAGCCTCGGAATCCTCATGCTCCTTGTAGCGTTTGCCGAGCATGTATTCTTCCTGCGGCTCCAGCATCGGGAAGCGGCGGATTTCGGTGAGATAACGGCTGAGACCGTTTTCACCGGCAGAGATAGCGGGAACGGCGGCACGGGCCATGCAATGCACCCCTCAAATGATTGCGGATGATCGGTGGCGGAAAAAACGGCGTATTCTCGCGGTTTTCAGGCCACCGACGAACCTTCCCCTTAAGGCAAGGCATCTGGTCCGGGCGCCCATAGCGGCACGCCCGGTCGTTATGATATAGGGTGCAATGCGTCAATTTCACGGCTTTGGGGTCTAAATTTCTCCAAAAGCCGCGACAAGCTCCGCGAAATCCTCGGGCAATGCGCTCTCAAAGCGCAGGATTTCGCCCGTTGTCGGATGCTCGAAGGCCAGCAGCACGGCGTGCAGCGCCTGGCGGTGGAACCGGCCGACAACCTCGCGCGCATGTTCGGGCAGCTTCTGCGCCTTGGTCTTGAAATGCGCGCCATAGTCGGCGTCGCCGATCAGCGGATGGCCGATATGCGCCATGTGCACGCGGATCTGGTGCGTGCGGCCGGTCTCCAGCCGGCACTCGACCAGCGAGGCGATCGCGTCGGTGTCCAGGGCTCCGAACCGGGTCTTCATTTCCCAATGCGTGATGGCTTCCTTGCCGCCGCGGCTTTCCTTGGAGCGCACCACGGCGATCTTCAGCCGGTTGGCGAGCGAACGGGCCAGCGGCGCGTCGATCGTGCCCCGGCGCGAGGGCGGCGCGCCCCAGACCAGCGCCATATAGGCGCGTTCCAGCGCGTTGGTGCGGCCGTGGTCGGCGAATTGCGCGGACAGCCCGCGGTGGGCGGCGTCCGTCTTGGCCACCACCAGCAGTCCCGAGGTATCCTTGTCGATACGGTGGACGATGCCCGGCCGCTTGACGCCGCCGATGCCCGACAGCGTGTCGCCGCAGTGATGCAGCAGCGCGTTGACCAGCGTGCCCGTCCAGTTGCCGGGACCGGGATGCACCACCAGGCCCGCCGGCTTGTCGATGACGATCAGGTCGTCGTCCTCGAAGACCACGGTGAGCGGGATGTCCTCGGGCTGCGGATTGGCGTCCACTGGCGCGGGTTCATCGACCTCGACCACATCGCCTTCGTTGACCCGGTAATTGGGCTCGACTATCGTGCGCCCGCCGACGCGCACGGCGCCCTGCTTGATCAGTGCCTTGTAGCGACTGCGGCTGTGGGTTCCGGCGCGCGCGGTCAGCCATGAGTCGAACCGCTGGCCGGTCTCCTCCACAGCCACGGTGAATGTCAGCACGGCGCCCGCGCCGTCTTCCTCGTCGTCTTCCACATTATCTTGCACGGACACATCCGCCATGAGCACTTCCAATTTCAACGATGGCGACGAGACCCCGCTCGATCCCGCCGCCGAACGGCTGCAGCAGAAGCTGCGCCGGCTGGTTTTCTTCTCGTCCCTTATCATGGTTGGAGGACTTATCGCGGTCTTTTCGGTGATTCTCTACAAGGTGATCGGTCCGGGCGCCAAGCCCGCTGCGATTTCTGCGGAAGCGATAGCCGCCACCATCGCCGTAGGCCCCGACGCCAAGGTGCGCGACATCGAGTTCGAGAACGGTCGCATGATCGTGCTGATCGAGGAAGGCACGGCCACCGCGCTGCTGCAGATAGACCCCGCCACCGGCCGCGTCCTCTCCCGCACCGACTTCGTCTCGCGGTAACCCGCCCTCTTGCTTGGGGAGGATTGGGGCGAGGGGGCAAGGCCATTCGCGCTTCGGGACCGGGCCTGCCACACAATAGATTGTCATCCCGGGCGAGCATGGCGAGACCCGGCAACTGTGTTGTTGAGTGTGTCATGCGTGGAACGGGACACCGTCTCTTAGGATGGCGTTTGCGGTGACGAGGATTTTTCTGGCCAGCGCGATCATGGTGACCTTGAAGGGTTTTCCGCGATCGACCAGGGCCCGGGCATAGGCCTTGAAACGCGAGTTGGAGCGCGCCGCGGTGACGGCGGCCATGTAGAGGGCGTCGCGCACCCGCTTGCGCCCACCCTTGATCGCGCGGTGGCCCCGGAAACGGCCGCTGTCGACATTGAAGGGCGCAAGACCCGCAAGCGCCGCGATCGCCTTGGGCGATGTGGTGCCGAGCTCACGCATCAGCGCGATCAGCGTCGTGGCGGCGACCGGGCCGATACCGGGAATGGAGCGCAGCAGCCTTTCCATCCCCGCGAACGTCGCATTGGCCCGGATGAGGGCGGCGCGCTCGGCCTCCACAGCGGCGATCTCCTCATTCAGCCAGGCAAGGTGGCGCTCCAGGCTCGACCGCTCGCACTCATGGGCCTCGGCAAGACGAAGCTTTTCCTGCTGGCGAATGGCGACCAACTGGTCGCGGCGCTTGTGTACGCCGGAGAGCCGGTCACGCGCCTCGTCGGCCGCCGGCGTGGCCTGCGGATCGAGGCACTGCCCCATGGCGGCGAGCATGCGGGCGTCGATGGCATCCGTCTTGGCGATGAGGCCGAGTGAGCGGGCAAAGTCGCGGGCACGGGAGGGATTGACCCGGGCAAAGCGCAGCGCGTGTCCGGCCAACGCCCGGGCAAGCGTGCGGTCAAAGCGGCCCGTCGCCTCGAAGACGACGAAGAGCTGACGCTCACCAAGGCCTGCGAGCCATGCCTCGATGGCCTCGGCCGTGTTGTCAACGCGCCGATGGGTGTCGTAAAGCCCATCAAAAATATCGAGATGATGCTTGGAAACATCGATTCCAATGAAGCCAGGGTGTATCCTCATGGCGCCTGTCCCTGTGCTGCGAGGTCCGGTTGCGGCGGCCTCGATCAACTGTTCAGGTTTGGATCTGTCTGCGCGGGCGGGGATCCGTGCCGGTTCTCGGTCTGCAAAACCTGGGACCCAACGATCTCCCGTCCGCACCCATTCTGACACATCGACAATACACAGGGACCCAGTAGCCGACAGCCTCAGCGGTTCAAGCGTGCCATCGCCACAGCGTGCAACAAGTCCGAAACAAGAGCCGAAAATCCAACGGCTACTGGGTCCCGGCTTTCCGCTTCGCTGCAGCCGGGATGACATCAACGACTTGCGAAAACTCAGTTGATGGCACCCAAGAGAAGAGCACCAGGCCCGCTACCCCAGGTCGCCGGCCCACTGGGCGGGGCGGACGCGGGTGGTGCGGACCTTGATGCCGGCGCCGAACATATGCGCGGCGCCTTCCAGGAACACGTCGAGCGCATTGGCGATCACGCGGGCTTTGTTCTCCATCACCGGGATTTCATAGATGTGCTTGCGCAACCCGTAATAGAAGATGCCGCCGTGCAGGATCCAGCCCAGCTCCAGCTCGGCGCTTGAGGGCGGCTCCACGGTCGGCAGTCCCGCTTCGGCGCGATACTCCAGCACGATCCGCTTGAGGATGCGATCCTCCACGATCGTCACGTACCACTTGTTGATCTCGACGCCCTTGAGGCCCGAGAACAGGTAGATACGCATCCATTCGCGGGTGAAGATGGCGTCGGTATAGGCCTCGTAGAAATCCTGCAGCCGCTGGCGCAGAGGCCGCGCGCGATCGGCCAGCAGCACGTCCCACTCCGGGTTCCAGCGGTTGACGTAGACCTGGTCGTAGACCTCGCGGATCAGATCGTCCTTGGTTGGAAAATAGCGGTAGAGCAGCGGCTGGGTGACGCCGAGCCGGCGCGCCAGTTCCCGCGTGCCGCCGTCAAAGCCGACTTCCGCGAAAAACGCCACCGCCTTATCGACGAAATCCTGCCGGCGCTCCTCGGGCGTCAGCCGCTTCTGCCGTCCCGCCGCCTTGGCGGGCGCCTTGCCGGGGACGGCGGCTGCCGCGCTGTCGCTGTCTCGGTCGCTGCTCATGGTCCGCTGTTTCGCACGTTCAAAAAATATCCCGGTTCCCCGCACGCTTCCGGCGGCAAGCGCCCGCGGCCATGCAAGGTTTTTCCGTGAAATCCGATTGCCGCCTCATACGCTCTTTGCGAAGGAACCGAAAGCCCCGCCGCAAAATACCAGGGGCTCGCGCGCCTGCGTGTCATAGGCTTCCACCGCGCCCAGGAAGATCACGTGATCCCCGCCATAATAGCGGTCTTCGTTGCGGCACTGAAAGCGCGCCACCGCATCCCTGATCAGGGGCGCCCCGCCGAGCCCGGTTTCCGTGGCGATTCCCCTGAACCGGTCCTCAACCGGCTTGGCGAACTGCATCGCCACATCGGCCTGGTCGACGCCGAGCACATTGATGGCGAAGTGACTGGCGTTCTGGAACACCGCCAGGTTGGGCGAATATTGCGCGAGACTCCACAGCACCAGCGGCGGGTTGAGCGAAACGGACGAAAACGAATTCGCGGTCAGCCCGATTCGCGCGCCGTCCCCGCCCATCGCGGTGATCACCGTGACGCCGGTGGAAAAGCAGCCCAGCGCGTCGCGAAACGCCCGCGGATCCCCGGGATCACCCGGGCCGCCGCCACTGCCGCGGGGATCGCTCGCGCCACGGCGCGCCGCGGTCTCCGGATTGGCCGTCTTGCGGGCTCGGTTGGTCACGGGTCACTCACTCCGGGGTTGATGTCACAGGGTCGCGTTGTCGACGCGCAGGCCCAGTTCGGCGCGGCCGTGGGTGGCGCCCGAGGCGTCGAAATTGAACGCGATGTGGGTGGCGATGGCATGCGCGTCGCGAAACCGCCTCTGCGCCGCGGATTTCGAATAAAGCGCGTCCGCGCCGAAGGAGGAAAACAGCAGGTTCACGGCCTCGGTGCACAGGCCCACCGCATAGGCGCCGTCGCGCCGGTAGCGCGTCTTGGTCGCCATATCCGGCACGCGGCCGGCCCGCGCATCCTCCATCGCCTCGATGCAACAGCCGCGCATGATCCGCCGCGCGGCATCCACCCGGGCGCCGGCCGCCGCGATCCTGATCTGCGTCGACTGGAAATCGGAGATCCGGCCGCCGGAGTATTTCGCCGTGCGCATGCGCATGCGCTCGGTAAACTCGTCGAGCAGCGCCTGCGCGTTGCCCAGCGCCACGCCCGACAGCACGAAGGGAAACAGCGCGAAGACCGGAATGCGGTAGAGCGGATTGGGATTGAGCGCGGCGCCCGGCGGCGGCCCACCCTTCAGATCGGCGACGCTGAGGGTCATCTCCTCGGGCACGAAGACGCCGTCGGCCGCCACATCGTTGGAGCCCGTGCCGCACAGGCCCGCCACGTGCCAGGTGTCGATCACCGTGTAGTCGGATTGCGGCACCAGAAACACCCGGCTTTCCGCCGGCTGGATTTCCTCTTCGGGCTGCACGACGCCCGCCAGCATGTTCCAGCTGCTGGGCCAATGCCGGAGGAAAACGGCCAGCGGCCGGAGAGCCTGTATCCGCCCTCGACCCGGGTTGCCTTGCCGCAGGGGAAAATGAACGCCGAGGCGATCAGCACATCCGGATCCTCCGCCCACAGGCGCTCCTGGGCCTGCGGCGGGAACATCCCCAGCATCCAGTGATGGCTGGCGAGATTGCCGAACACCCAGCCCACCGACGCGTCGCCGTACGCCAGGACTTCCGCGAAATCCACCAGCGCCACATAGTCGAATTCGTCGCCGCCGATCCGCGCCGGCTGCAACACGCGGAAGATCCCCGCCGCATGCAGGTCGCGCTCGGTTTCCGGCTGCAGGCGGCGCAGCGTCTCAGCCTCCGAAGCGCGCTCTCGCAGGCTCGGCGCGAGCGCGCGCGCCATCTCCAGCCGCCGCTCGTAAGCCTGCGCGCGATCCGGGGCCACCTCCACCGCAGTGGGCGCACTCATGCCTTCGCTCCGCGCCGCTCCGGGCGATCGAAATACAACGACGCCTTCAGCGCCTCGCCCTCCTGCGGCGCGAAATCGGCAAGCGGCCGCATTTCCGGGATTCGCGCGCGGTCGAGCGTGGTGACGTCCGGCCAGTCGATCTCCACCAGATTGCCGCCGGGATCGCGCAGATACATCTGCACCGCGCCGTCCGGCAGCTCGTTGATGGCGTTGCGGAACGTCGTGCCGTCGAGCAGGCCCAGTTCCTTGGCCTTGTCGTAGACGGCATGGAAATCGTCCACGTCGATGGCGAAATGCTGGAAGGCGGGAACCACGTCCTCCAGTTCGAAGACATGCAGCTGCAGATCACCCAGGCGCAGGTACTGGGTGCGGAAGCCGAAATTGTAGGTTGGAATCCGCTCCATCCCGAGCACCTCCTCGTAGAAGCGCAGCGAGGCATCGAGATCGGTCGCACCGATGGACAGGTGATTCAAACCGGTTGCGCGCATGTCATTCTCCATTTATTTATCGATTGATAAATTAATAGCGCAATCCAATAGGACGGGCAATCCCCGCCGGATAGAGACACGATGCGCACCAGACATACACCCGATTGTCTCGAAAACCCACCCCATGCGGCGCTGGCGGCGACCATCGTTTGACAGAACCCGTCAGTTATTTTTCAATCGATAAATAACTCCGATTCCAAGCGCAAGGAAGCGCGCGGCGCCGGGCAGTCCGCCCGGCCCTTGCGGCCAACGAAACAACAGCAAGCGCCGCACACAGGCGACACGGGAGGCGACATGGACATTTCCAGGGGCAAGGCGGCGATCTACGAGGCGGCCAAGAAGCTCTCCAACTGGGGCCGCTGGGGCCACGACGACCAGATCGGCACGCTCAACAACATCGAACCGTCGGACATCGTCGCGGCCGCCGGGCTGATCAGGAAGGGCCAGGTCTTCTCGCTCGGACTGTCGCTCAAGGAGCCGATCCAGTCCGGGCTGTTCGGCGGCCGCTGGAACCCCATCCACACCATGCTGGCCACCGGCACGGACGCGGCGGCCGGCAATCAGGACGATCCAGCGCCGTATTTGCGCTACGCGGATGACGCCATCAACATGCCGTGCCAGGCCTCCACCCAGTGGGACGCCCTGTGCCACATCTTCCTCGATGACAAGATGTACAATGGCTATGACGCGACGGAGGTGGACGCGCGCGGCGCAAGAAAACTCGGCATCGAGCATGTGCGCGACAAGATGGTCGGCCGCGGCGTGCTGCTCGACATGGCGCGCTTCAAGGGCGTCGACAGCCTCGATGACGGCTACGCGGTGACCAACGCCGATCTGGACGCCTGCGCGGCGCATCAGGGGGTGGAGATCAGGAAAGGCGATTTCGTTATTCTGAGGACCGGGCACCAGGAGCGGTGCCTGGCCGCCGGCGACTGGACCGGCTACGCCGGCGGCGATTCCCCGGTTACGCGTTCGAGACTGCCTACTGGATCAGGGAACACGACATCGCCGCCATCTGTTCCGACACCTGGGGCTGCGAGGTGCGTCCAAACCAGACCAATGAGGCCAACCAGCCCTGGCACTGGGTGGTGATCCCGGCGATCGGCATTTCCATGGGCGAGATTTTCTATGTGAAGGAACTGGCGGAGGATTGTGCGAAGGACGGTGTCTACGAGTTCTTCTTCACTGCCCCGCCCATGCATCTGCCCGGCGCCGCCGGCAGCCCGATCAACCCCCAGGCGATCAAGTAGACCGGTCGGAAGCAGACAGGCGATCCGCGCGGAAGCCAGAGGCATCCGCGCGGAATCGCCGGGTGGAGGACGCAAGGGGCGCGTCCTCCACCTCCAATATGTTCGCGGCGCGGCGCCGGATCGCGTGCCCCGCGAGATCGGGCATACGGCTCACTGGCGCTTGCGCCCGGTGATCATCGCGCGCACCAGGTTTTCGCCGTGCGCAAGACTGGCAAACGCCACGCCGGCGAGATGCAGGGCGATCAGCCCGAGCGTCAGGTTCACGACGATCTCATGCGCCTCTTCGACCCACTCGACGCCCCAGAACCGGTCCATGGTCATCATCACGCCGGTGGCGGTGATCAGCGACAGCATCACCAGCAGGGCGATCACCATGGCGCCGCCGGCGGGATTGTGGCCGAGATGGCGCGGCGCCTTCCGCGTTGCGCTGTCGCGCAGATACGCGCCGACCGCTTTGGGACCGCGCACGAAATCGCGAAAACGGGCATGGCGCGACCCGACAAATCCCCAGACCACGCGCAGCGCGACAAGACCCGCGATGACGTAACCGGCCTTCTCGTGCGCTGCGCCCCATTCGTCGCCGGTCGCATAGGCGAAAACGAACGCCGCCACCAGGCTCCAGTGAAACAGGCGAACGAGCGGATCCCACACCCGGACCTCCTCCGGCCGCTCCACGCGGCCGGAGGAGGTCGCCTCGGAGGCGCTCGACATCAATCGTCGTCCTTGCTGGCGACGATCGCGCCGGACACCGGATTCATGTTGAGTTCGGTGCGCTTGCCATCCTTGCCGATGGCGTAGATCTCGTAGCAGCCGCCCTCGATCTTCACGCGGCGCACCTCATAGCCCATGGACACGGCCTTGGCCTTGGCGGCGTCGGTGCTCATCCACTGGTCCCTGGGCGCATTGCCGCAGGAGCCCTCGTTTTCAGAGGCATAGGCGCCGGTGGCGCCGGCGAGAACGGCGCTGGCGCCGAGAACGAGAAGAAGTTTACGCATGCTGGTCTTCCTTGATTGGGAGTGGTTTCAGGATTGGTCTGCGGCTGGCGGCGGCCACGAGGGGTTCCGCCAGGGCATGGTCAAGGGGCAGGCCTCAGTCGTCGCCGGAGCCGCTATCGGAGTCTCCGCCGCCGGAATCGCCATCGGAGTCGCTGTCCGAGCCGCTGTCGCTTTCCGAGCCGCCGTCATCGCCGGCGTCGTGGCCCGCGCCGTCGTCATGGCTCCGGGCAGTGGCCGTGCCGCCGCCGGATGTTGCCGCGACAGTGACGGCGGCGCTGTTCTGCTGCGGGCTGGCCGCCGCCGCGATACCCAGCGAAAGCGCGGTCATCGCGACGCTGGCGAACATCAATTTCGGGATCGTATGCATTGAGGCTATCCTCCTGTGCAGGTGCCATAGGGCGTTGCTGACGAACCGACCCTAGACGGGAGCGGCTGACGGCATGGTGACGAGGATTGTCAGGAAACTGTCAGGCGGAGGATGCGAGAAGGGGGCCATGCGCGCGCGTTCATCCAGTTCCAAAAAGAAAATCTCCGGCGGCCTCAAGGCGGCCTTGCTGGCGCTCGCCCTGCTGCTGCCCTGCGCGGCCTTCGGCGGGTTGGCGTATGGATCGGATGACGATCATCGGCTGACGCCGCAGGAGCGCGCCATCCGCCTGCGCGACCGCGGCGAGATCCTGCCGCTCGCCGAAGTCATCCGCCGGAACGGTCTCGACAGCATCGGCCGGATCATCGAGGTCGATCTGGAGGAGGACCACGGGAGCCAGGTCTATGAGCTGAAGATCCTGACCAGCGACAGCGTCGTGCGCGAATATCTCATCGATCCGCGCACCGGCCGCATTCTCGGGATCGAGTGACCATGCGGATCCTGCTGGTCGAGGACGATGCGCGGATTGCCGACGATATTGCCGAAACGCTCACCCATGCCGGCTTCCTCGTCGAGCAGACGGCGGACGGAGAGGATGCCTGGTTCCTTGGCGACACGGAGGACTATGGCGCCGTGATCCTCGATCTCGGCCTGCCCGGTCTCGATGGGCTGACGATCCTCAAGCGCTGGCGGGCCAACGCCCGCCGCTTTCCGATTCTCGTGCTCACCGCCCGGGGATCATGGATGGAACGGGTCGAAGGGATCGAAGCGGGCGCCGACGACTACTTGCCCAAGCCGTTTCAGATGGAAGAGCTGCTGGCGCGCCTCAGGGCGATCATCCGCCGCGCGTCCGGTCACGCCAACCCCAATCTTGCGCTGGGAGATCTGGCGCTCGACCCCAAACATATGCAAGTCACCCGCAACGGCCGGCTGCTGCATCTGTCGCCGCAGGAGTACCGGCTGCTGTCGTATTTCATGCACCACCAGAACCGCGTCGTCAGCCATTCGGAACTGATCGAGCATCTTTACGGCGGCGACGCCGACTGCGACACCAACACCATCGAGGTCATGATCGGCCGCCTGCGCAAGAAGATCGGCGCCGAGGCGATCCGCACCAGGCGCGGCTTCGGCTACATCGCCGAGACGCCAGCATGACCCGCCCCGCCTGTCGTCGCTGCGCACCCGGCTGCTGCTGATCTCCGGCGTCATCTTCCTGCTGGCGCTGGCCCTGTCGGCCGTCGGCCTGGTCACCATCTTCTCCCGGCAATACGAGGCCCGTATCGACCGGGAGCTCGACACCTACATCAGCCAGCTCGTCGCCGCGGTCGCCTTTGACGCGGACGGCGCAGTGCGTCTGACGCGCGATCTCGCCGATCCGCGCTTCGCCCAGCCGCTGTCGGGCCTGTACTGGATGATCAGCGTGCACCAGCGCGGCCAGGTGCTGCGCTCGCGCTCGCTGTGGGACGACACGCTCGATCTGCCGAGCGACGATCTCGAGCCCGGCGCCGTGCACCGGCACCGTCTGGACGGTCCCGGCGGCACGCCGCTGATCGTGCGCGAGCAGCGCGTGCAGCACCCCTCGCCCCAGGGCGCGCGAAGCTTGCGCGTCGCTGTCGCCATCGAGGCGGCGGAGATCGAGGACGCGCGCCGCGACTATGCTCTCGCCATCCTGCCGTCGCTGGGTCTGCTGGCCGCGGCCCTGATCGCGGCGGCGGTCGCTCAGGCGTTTGTTGGATTGCGCCCGCTGCGCCGGCTGGAACGCGATGTCGCCGCCGTCAGGAGCGGCGCAACCCGCCAGCTTCCCGTGGACCATCCCGACGAGGTGATGCCGCTGGTCACCGCGGTGAACGACCTGCTGCAGGAACAGGAAAAGGCCATCGATCACGCCCGCGCGCGCGCCGCCGACCTCGCCCACGGCCTGAAGACACCTCTGACGGTACTGCGCGCGCTCGGCCAGCGGCTGCGGCGCGGCGGCGAGGAAGGCGCGGCCGACGATATCGAGGCGATCGGCGCCGACATGCGGCGCCAGGTCGAGCACCAGCTGGTCCTGACCCGCATCCGCACCCGCTCAGATGGCCGCGCCGGCGAACCCTGCCCGCTGGGGGAGACGATCGACCGGCTTGTGCGCACCTTGAGGCAAACGCCAGCCGGCGAGGCCGTCGTCTGGCAGGTCGATGTCCCGGCCACCGCGAGCTTCCGCATCGACCGCTCCGATCTCACCGAGATGCTGGGCAATCTGCTGGAAAACGCCGTCAAATGGACCACCAGCCGGATTGCCGTCCGCGTCCGGGAGGAAGGCCGCGCCACGGTTCTGGAGATCACGGATGACGGACCCGGCATGCCTCCGGAGCAGGCCGAACAGGCCTTCCGCCGCGGCGTGCGGCTGGACGAGCGCCGGCCCGGCCACGGCCTGGGACTGTCGATCGTCTCAGAGATCTGCGCGGCCAACGGCATCGACGTCACCACGGCACCAGCCGAAGGCGGGCGCGGCCTGCTGGTGCGCCTGACGCAAGTGGCCTGAGTCCGCGAACCGTTGCCCCGCCGTTGAAACACCGGCGCCGCGCGACACTCTCGACAGCATGCGGCGAGCCGCTACCATGCCCCCAACAAGAAAATTGAGTCGCGCCGCCGGCCCGCCGGTGGCGATGCGCATGAGGAGAAGACGACCGTGGCGGAATGGCTGAAGCGGGGCAAGAGCGCCTCTGATATCGAAGAGGGCGACGCGAAGGTCCGCGCGACCGTCGAGAGCATCCTCGGCGATGTAGCGAAGAACGGCGACAAGGCGGTGCGCGCCTTGTCGGAGAAATTCGACGGCTGGTCACCGGAAACCTTTCGCCTGAGCGAGGCGCAGATCCAGGAGGCCATGTCGAAGGTCTCCGCCCGCGATCTCGAGGACATCAAGTTCGCGCAAGAACAGGTCCGCGGTTTCGCGCAAGCACAGAAGGCAGCGTTGCGTGACGTGGAAGTCGAGACCCTGCCCGGCGTCATCCTCGGTCACAAGAACATCCCGGTGAATTCCGTCGGCTGCTACGTGCCCGGCGGCGCCTATCCGATGGTCGCCTCCGCCCACATGAGCGTGGTCACCGCCAAGGTCGCGGGCGTCAAGCGGGTGGTCGCGGCCGCTCCGCCCTACAAGGGCGCGGCGCATCCGGCGATCGTCGCCGCCATGCATCTGGCCGGCGCCGACGAGATCCTCGTGCTTGGTGGCGTGCAGGCGGTGGCCGCCATGGCGCTGGGCACCGAGACCATCGATCCCGTCGACATGCTGGTCGGCCCCGGCAACGCCTTTGTGGCCGAAGCCAAGCGCCAGCTCTACGGCCGCGTCGGCATCGATCTCTTCGCCGGTCCCACCGAGACGCTGGTGATCGCCGACGAGACCGTGGACGCGGAGATCTGCGCCACCGATCTGCTCGGCCAGGGCGAGCACGGCCCGACGACGCCCGCGATCCTGCTGACCAATTCGGAAAAACTGGCGCGCGAGACGATGGCCGAGGTCGAGCGCCTGCTGACCATCCTGCCCACCGCCGAAATCGCCAGAAAATCCTGGACGGATTACGGCGAGGTCATCGTCTGCAAGGACGAGGCGGAAATGGTGGTGGAAGCCGACCGCATCGCCTCGGAGCACGTGCAGGTGATGACCCGCGACCCGGACTATTTCCTCGACAACATGACCAACTACGGCGCGCTGTTCCTCGGCCCGCGCACCAACGTCGCCTTCGGCGACAAGGTGATCGGCACCAACCACACGCTGCCGACCAAGAAGGCCGCGCGCTACACCGGCGGCCTGTGGGTCGGCAAATTCCTGAAGACCTGCACTTACCAAAAGGTGCTCACCGATGAGGCCAGCGCCATGGTCGGCGAGTACTGCTCGCGCCTGTGCATGCTGGAAGGCTTCGTGGGTCACGCCGAGCAGGCCAACATCCGCGTGCGCCGCTACGGCGGCCGCAACATCGCATACGGGACCGCAGCCGAATGACCGAGATCTCGCTTCCCCGCCCTCCTTCGTTCCGACTCGACGGCAAACGTGCGCTGATCACCGGCGCGGGTCGTGGCATCGGCCTGGGCGCCGCTGTCGGCCTCGCGGACGCCGGCGCGCACGTCATCCTCGCCTCGCG is a genomic window containing:
- a CDS encoding cytochrome b/b6 domain-containing protein, encoding MSSASEATSSGRVERPEEVRVWDPLVRLFHWSLVAAFVFAYATGDEWGAAHEKAGYVIAGLVALRVVWGFVGSRHARFRDFVRGPKAVGAYLRDSATRKAPRHLGHNPAGGAMVIALLVMLSLITATGVMMTMDRFWGVEWVEEAHEIVVNLTLGLIALHLAGVAFASLAHGENLVRAMITGRKRQ
- a CDS encoding PepSY domain-containing protein — encoded protein: MRKLLLVLGASAVLAGATGAYASENEGSCGNAPRDQWMSTDAAKAKAVSMGYEVRRVKIEGGCYEIYAIGKDGKRTELNMNPVSGAIVASKDDD
- a CDS encoding PepSY domain-containing protein yields the protein MRARSSSSKKKISGGLKAALLALALLLPCAAFGGLAYGSDDDHRLTPQERAIRLRDRGEILPLAEVIRRNGLDSIGRIIEVDLEEDHGSQVYELKILTSDSVVREYLIDPRTGRILGIE
- a CDS encoding response regulator transcription factor, producing MRILLVEDDARIADDIAETLTHAGFLVEQTADGEDAWFLGDTEDYGAVILDLGLPGLDGLTILKRWRANARRFPILVLTARGSWMERVEGIEAGADDYLPKPFQMEELLARLRAIIRRASGHANPNLALGDLALDPKHMQVTRNGRLLHLSPQEYRLLSYFMHHQNRVVSHSELIEHLYGGDADCDTNTIEVMIGRLRKKIGAEAIRTRRGFGYIAETPA
- a CDS encoding HAMP domain-containing sensor histidine kinase translates to MRLTRDLADPRFAQPLSGLYWMISVHQRGQVLRSRSLWDDTLDLPSDDLEPGAVHRHRLDGPGGTPLIVREQRVQHPSPQGARSLRVAVAIEAAEIEDARRDYALAILPSLGLLAAALIAAAVAQAFVGLRPLRRLERDVAAVRSGATRQLPVDHPDEVMPLVTAVNDLLQEQEKAIDHARARAADLAHGLKTPLTVLRALGQRLRRGGEEGAADDIEAIGADMRRQVEHQLVLTRIRTRSDGRAGEPCPLGETIDRLVRTLRQTPAGEAVVWQVDVPATASFRIDRSDLTEMLGNLLENAVKWTTSRIAVRVREEGRATVLEITDDGPGMPPEQAEQAFRRGVRLDERRPGHGLGLSIVSEICAANGIDVTTAPAEGGRGLLVRLTQVA
- the hisD gene encoding histidinol dehydrogenase codes for the protein MAEWLKRGKSASDIEEGDAKVRATVESILGDVAKNGDKAVRALSEKFDGWSPETFRLSEAQIQEAMSKVSARDLEDIKFAQEQVRGFAQAQKAALRDVEVETLPGVILGHKNIPVNSVGCYVPGGAYPMVASAHMSVVTAKVAGVKRVVAAAPPYKGAAHPAIVAAMHLAGADEILVLGGVQAVAAMALGTETIDPVDMLVGPGNAFVAEAKRQLYGRVGIDLFAGPTETLVIADETVDAEICATDLLGQGEHGPTTPAILLTNSEKLARETMAEVERLLTILPTAEIARKSWTDYGEVIVCKDEAEMVVEADRIASEHVQVMTRDPDYFLDNMTNYGALFLGPRTNVAFGDKVIGTNHTLPTKKAARYTGGLWVGKFLKTCTYQKVLTDEASAMVGEYCSRLCMLEGFVGHAEQANIRVRRYGGRNIAYGTAAE